A genomic window from Chlorobium phaeobacteroides DSM 266 includes:
- a CDS encoding bifunctional aldolase/short-chain dehydrogenase, translating into MQNLWNDAELQRSVNGQRSANDIPVELAELVYASRLLGSESTLVMHGGGNTSVKSELHDIIGYRVNVIFIKGSGVNLAGVDAHDFMPVRIEPLQKLQHLYATGGRSSEEDIQQFSTQRFKNFLYLNLFYLTEHMVNHSLSPSIETLLHAFLPHRFIFHTHSTALLTLSNQPDGQDLCREVLGESFGMVPYIKPGLGLARSAATAYESAPSIRGLVLQKHGLVTFADTPDEAYHCMIESANLLEERITRAGRKVFPSVSLPAGIASLEDTAPVIRGAVVEEIMPGSRDYRQFVLEFRTSPDILAYVNSDSLSDVSQRGAMTPDFIIRTKNRPLIVPTPDASDLDAFKTAVHEAVERYDAEYRAYFQRRRQAAGIEVSMLDPLPRVVLVPGLGLFGLGRTAREAAVNADIAESTASAILDAESVGRFESITEQEVFDIEYWEMEQAKMTKVRHDVFAGKVALVTGAASGIGLATARAFRQRGAELVILDLNPEALQQAAEELGGGVLPIACDVTDRAAVRRAFDKVCRRYGGLDILVSNVGVALQGRIGDVPDEVLRRSFELNFFSHQSIAQEAVRIMRLQGTGGVLLFNVSKQAVNPGPDFGPYGLPKAATMFLVRQYALDHGRDGIRANGINADRIRTGLLTDEMIKIRSTARGLNEREYMAGNLLQVEVTAEDVAEAFVHQALETKTTGSIVTVDGGNIAAALR; encoded by the coding sequence ATGCAAAACCTCTGGAATGATGCCGAACTTCAGCGCTCCGTAAATGGGCAGCGCAGCGCCAACGATATTCCTGTTGAACTTGCCGAGCTCGTGTACGCTTCACGTCTGCTCGGCAGCGAGAGTACGCTGGTGATGCACGGCGGCGGCAACACCTCGGTCAAAAGCGAGCTGCACGATATCATCGGCTACAGGGTCAATGTCATTTTCATCAAGGGGAGCGGCGTCAATCTGGCGGGTGTGGATGCGCACGATTTTATGCCGGTACGGATCGAGCCGCTACAGAAGCTGCAGCATCTCTACGCTACCGGCGGGCGCAGCAGCGAGGAGGATATACAGCAGTTCTCAACGCAACGGTTCAAAAACTTCCTCTATCTGAACCTGTTCTACCTGACCGAGCACATGGTGAACCATTCGCTTTCACCCTCGATCGAAACCCTGCTGCACGCGTTTCTGCCCCACCGGTTCATTTTCCATACGCACTCCACGGCGCTTTTGACGCTCAGCAACCAGCCTGACGGCCAGGATCTCTGCCGGGAGGTGCTCGGAGAATCGTTCGGCATGGTGCCCTATATCAAGCCGGGTCTCGGGCTCGCCCGTTCGGCCGCTACGGCCTACGAATCGGCTCCCTCCATCAGGGGCCTTGTGCTGCAGAAGCACGGCCTCGTCACCTTTGCCGATACTCCGGATGAAGCGTACCATTGCATGATCGAAAGCGCAAACCTTCTGGAAGAGCGCATTACCCGAGCCGGCCGGAAGGTGTTCCCTTCGGTTTCGCTTCCCGCCGGGATCGCATCCCTCGAGGATACCGCGCCGGTTATCAGAGGGGCTGTCGTTGAAGAGATCATGCCCGGAAGCCGCGATTACCGTCAGTTCGTGCTCGAATTCCGTACTTCACCCGATATTCTTGCCTATGTCAACAGCGATTCTCTTTCCGATGTAAGCCAGAGGGGCGCCATGACCCCGGATTTCATTATCCGCACCAAAAACCGGCCGCTGATCGTTCCGACTCCCGATGCCTCTGACCTCGACGCGTTCAAAACGGCGGTTCATGAAGCGGTGGAGCGGTATGACGCGGAGTACAGGGCTTATTTCCAGCGCCGGCGGCAGGCTGCGGGAATCGAGGTTTCCATGCTCGATCCGCTGCCCAGGGTGGTGCTTGTGCCCGGTCTCGGTCTGTTCGGTCTCGGCCGGACCGCCCGGGAGGCTGCGGTCAACGCCGATATCGCCGAAAGCACGGCATCGGCCATTCTCGACGCGGAATCGGTTGGACGCTTCGAGTCGATTACCGAACAGGAGGTTTTCGATATCGAGTACTGGGAGATGGAGCAGGCCAAGATGACGAAGGTCCGCCACGACGTGTTTGCCGGCAAGGTTGCCCTGGTAACCGGTGCGGCAAGCGGCATCGGGCTGGCGACGGCAAGGGCGTTCCGTCAGCGCGGCGCAGAGCTGGTCATTCTGGACCTGAACCCTGAGGCGCTTCAGCAGGCGGCCGAAGAGCTCGGCGGCGGAGTGCTTCCGATTGCGTGCGACGTTACCGACCGCGCTGCCGTCAGGCGGGCTTTCGACAAGGTGTGCCGCCGTTACGGAGGGCTGGATATCTTGGTCTCGAATGTAGGCGTCGCCCTGCAGGGCCGCATAGGCGACGTTCCGGACGAGGTGCTTCGCCGGAGCTTCGAACTCAACTTTTTTTCGCATCAGTCCATAGCCCAGGAGGCGGTCAGGATCATGCGACTGCAGGGAACCGGGGGCGTCCTGCTCTTCAACGTTTCCAAGCAGGCGGTCAATCCGGGTCCCGATTTCGGGCCGTACGGCCTGCCCAAGGCGGCGACCATGTTTCTCGTGCGCCAGTATGCGCTCGATCACGGACGCGACGGCATCAGGGCAAACGGCATCAATGCCGACAGGATCCGCACCGGCCTTCTGACCGACGAAATGATCAAAATCCGTTCGACAGCACGGGGGCTGAACGAGCGGGAGTATATGGCCGGCAACCTCCTGCAGGTCGAGGTCACGGCCGAGGATGTCGCCGAGGCATTCGTGCACCAGGCGCTCGAAACGAAGACGACCGGCTCGATCGTCACGGTTGACGGCGGCAACATTGCCGCCGCACTGCGCTGA
- the bciD gene encoding 7-methyl bacteriochlorophyllide c oxygenase, whose translation MSTKRIITKEDVHLKARLLSEGAKVTVNKPPKTGFNPFRAMVLNGSDLATLVRPEPYTRLEVQVNGDDVEFYDCGKHLASGRMQEWFSWRDGTLSNGRPVNAAVIGMNQDIINIHYSYSCDNNNTGRSCRFCFFFADQHVSVGQDLAKMPFQKIEALAKEQAEAVKIATDNGWRGTLVVIGGLVAPERRSQVVDLVEIVMAPLREQLSPEVFNELHITANLYPPDDFKDMERWKASGINSTEFDLEVTDPDYFKAICPGKCATYPLEYWHAAQDASVEIFGPGRGTTSFILMGLEPMNCMLEGVEERLSKGVYPNMLVYQPVPGADMFRMPPPNADWLVEASEKLADLYFKYQDRFDMPLATDHRPGYTRMGRSQYIMLTADVIARRLYEQGYELPAAYPV comes from the coding sequence ATGAGTACTAAAAGAATTATTACGAAGGAAGATGTGCATTTAAAAGCAAGACTGCTTTCCGAAGGAGCAAAGGTAACGGTCAACAAGCCGCCGAAGACAGGTTTCAATCCGTTTCGCGCCATGGTGCTCAATGGAAGTGATCTTGCAACTCTTGTTCGCCCGGAACCGTATACCCGCCTTGAGGTACAGGTTAACGGGGACGATGTCGAATTTTATGATTGCGGCAAACACCTTGCAAGCGGCAGAATGCAGGAGTGGTTCTCATGGCGCGACGGTACGTTGAGTAACGGACGCCCGGTTAATGCTGCCGTAATAGGAATGAACCAGGATATTATCAATATTCATTACAGTTACAGTTGCGATAACAACAATACAGGTCGGTCATGCAGATTCTGCTTTTTCTTTGCCGACCAGCATGTATCTGTAGGGCAGGACCTGGCAAAGATGCCGTTCCAGAAAATCGAGGCTCTTGCAAAAGAGCAGGCAGAAGCGGTTAAAATAGCAACCGATAACGGGTGGAGGGGGACTCTTGTTGTTATCGGAGGTCTTGTTGCGCCGGAACGTCGTTCGCAGGTTGTCGACCTTGTTGAGATTGTCATGGCGCCCTTGCGTGAACAGTTGAGTCCGGAAGTGTTTAATGAACTGCATATAACGGCTAATTTGTATCCGCCGGATGATTTTAAGGATATGGAGCGCTGGAAGGCTTCCGGTATCAATTCAACAGAGTTTGATCTCGAGGTTACCGATCCAGACTATTTCAAGGCGATCTGCCCGGGGAAATGTGCAACATATCCCCTTGAATACTGGCATGCCGCCCAGGATGCCTCAGTTGAGATTTTCGGGCCAGGAAGGGGGACCACAAGCTTTATACTCATGGGTCTTGAACCTATGAATTGTATGCTGGAGGGTGTTGAAGAGCGCCTGTCGAAGGGGGTATATCCCAATATGCTGGTTTACCAGCCTGTGCCGGGAGCTGATATGTTCAGAATGCCTCCGCCAAACGCCGATTGGCTCGTTGAGGCTTCAGAGAAACTGGCAGACCTGTATTTCAAGTATCAGGATCGTTTTGATATGCCCCTTGCTACGGACCACAGGCCCGGTTATACGCGAATGGGACGTTCCCAGTATATTATGCTGACAGCTGATGTAATTGCACGCAGATTGTATGAACAGGGTTATGAACTTCCTGCAGCATATCCGGTTTAA
- the bchF gene encoding 2-vinyl bacteriochlorophyllide hydratase, translating into MPRYTPEQLAQRNTTVWTDVQLILAPIQFVFFLIGVGVTYLHYINPDIIAFFWVDVAILFKSFLFALLFFTGAYFEKEIFDKWIFSREFLWEDIGSVTAGAFHILYFILAFTGASREVLVWEAFLAYFTYIANAMQYIVRILLEKRNEKILRNSNALS; encoded by the coding sequence ATGCCTCGTTATACTCCTGAACAGCTTGCACAAAGAAACACTACTGTCTGGACCGATGTGCAGCTCATTCTTGCACCGATTCAGTTTGTCTTTTTTCTCATTGGTGTTGGTGTTACTTATCTGCATTACATCAACCCTGACATCATTGCTTTTTTCTGGGTTGATGTAGCCATTCTTTTCAAGTCTTTCCTCTTTGCGTTGCTGTTTTTTACCGGAGCTTATTTCGAGAAAGAAATTTTCGACAAGTGGATTTTTTCCAGAGAGTTTCTCTGGGAGGACATCGGCAGCGTTACGGCCGGCGCTTTTCATATTTTGTATTTTATTCTGGCTTTTACTGGAGCAAGCCGCGAGGTATTAGTCTGGGAAGCGTTTCTTGCCTACTTTACCTACATTGCCAACGCAATGCAGTATATTGTCAGAATCCTGCTTGAAAAAAGAAATGAAAAAATACTGCGCAATAGCAATGCATTGTCATGA
- a CDS encoding B12-binding domain-containing radical SAM protein, which yields MPLRLLFIAPKGKKDSKTNQKPLFHMAIGVLVSLTPDEHTIEIADEHFGDTINYDGDYDLVGITSRTIDATRAYEIADEFRRKGKKVILGGLHVSFNPEEARSHADSIVSGEAENLWATVLEDASSGQLKPAYDSKDFPLVTKIVPLDYERIARASKRGKVDGSKSIPIYITRGCPYECSFCVTPNFTGKLYRYQNPEDLVRQIETAKKVFFKAKGKSSKPWFMLCDENLGINKKKLWENLALLKECNINYSVFFSMNFLEDKETVRRLVDSGCNMVLVGFESIKQSTLEAYNKGHVNSAEKFASVIEECRSAGLNIQGNFLVNPALDTFEDMDDLVEFVGKNHVFMPIFQIITPYPGTKMYLEYKEKGLITDEDWEKYNAINLVIRSEHYDPIAFQHKFMTSYYKTYSWGKIANRVRRNPYKFLNLITSLAFKKNLKEQLETFERNHNIRTARTP from the coding sequence ATGCCGCTCAGACTGCTCTTTATCGCTCCAAAAGGGAAAAAAGACTCGAAAACCAACCAGAAGCCACTTTTTCACATGGCTATAGGTGTACTTGTAAGTCTAACGCCTGATGAGCATACTATCGAAATTGCCGACGAACACTTTGGCGATACCATCAACTATGACGGCGATTACGATCTGGTAGGAATCACATCAAGAACGATCGATGCAACAAGAGCATATGAAATTGCAGATGAGTTTCGGAGAAAAGGAAAAAAAGTTATTCTTGGAGGTCTTCACGTTTCGTTCAATCCCGAAGAGGCACGTAGTCATGCCGACTCTATTGTTAGCGGCGAAGCAGAAAACCTCTGGGCTACCGTATTGGAAGATGCCTCATCAGGTCAGTTGAAGCCTGCATACGACTCAAAGGATTTTCCGCTTGTTACAAAAATAGTGCCCCTTGATTATGAACGGATTGCACGGGCATCAAAACGGGGAAAAGTTGACGGTTCAAAATCAATCCCCATCTATATCACCAGGGGATGTCCTTATGAGTGCTCTTTCTGCGTCACACCGAATTTTACCGGAAAACTTTACCGTTATCAGAATCCCGAAGATCTCGTCAGGCAGATTGAAACCGCAAAAAAGGTTTTTTTCAAGGCAAAAGGAAAATCATCAAAGCCATGGTTCATGCTTTGCGATGAAAATCTCGGTATCAACAAGAAAAAGCTATGGGAGAACCTTGCACTCCTCAAAGAATGCAATATCAACTACAGCGTTTTCTTCAGCATGAATTTTCTTGAAGACAAGGAAACCGTAAGACGATTGGTTGATTCAGGATGCAACATGGTACTTGTAGGGTTTGAATCAATCAAACAAAGCACGCTGGAAGCCTATAACAAAGGGCATGTCAATTCCGCAGAAAAATTTGCAAGTGTAATCGAAGAGTGCAGAAGTGCCGGGTTGAACATTCAGGGAAATTTCCTTGTCAATCCGGCACTTGACACCTTTGAAGATATGGATGATCTTGTCGAGTTTGTCGGTAAAAACCACGTATTCATGCCTATCTTCCAGATCATTACCCCTTACCCGGGAACAAAAATGTATTTGGAGTACAAAGAAAAGGGGCTGATAACTGATGAGGATTGGGAGAAATACAACGCCATCAACCTTGTCATCCGGTCTGAACACTACGATCCAATAGCATTTCAGCACAAGTTTATGACCAGCTATTATAAAACATATTCCTGGGGAAAAATCGCTAACAGGGTCAGACGCAATCCCTACAAATTTCTGAATCTCATAACCAGTCTTGCATTCAAGAAAAACCTGAAAGAGCAGCTTGAAACCTTTGAGCGCAACCACAACATCAGAACAGCAAGAACTCCATAA
- a CDS encoding flavodoxin domain-containing protein, giving the protein MKAVILYDSKTKGGSTEMLIDSIGQQLAESGLYVEKAKCIATADYSFIKEFDIVILGAPVYNFIVSPQLLGAFLQGNLKKHLKKKRVALFLTCWTAESMAAVFYLPQLKMHLLTNRILVEKIFHPVESSSDNAIESFVDDLLKQYERSIGSRNKSIIWSDEAQDWLEVVPGFLREKIRSMAAEYAIMNGYKEITVEMLDIARHEIGEK; this is encoded by the coding sequence ATGAAAGCCGTTATATTGTACGACAGCAAAACGAAAGGAGGCTCAACTGAAATGTTGATCGATTCCATCGGCCAGCAACTTGCCGAATCAGGTCTTTATGTTGAAAAAGCGAAGTGCATAGCTACTGCGGATTACAGTTTTATCAAGGAGTTTGATATTGTTATCCTGGGTGCCCCGGTGTATAATTTTATTGTATCGCCACAGCTTTTGGGAGCCTTTTTACAGGGGAACCTGAAAAAACATCTTAAAAAGAAGAGAGTCGCACTTTTCCTGACATGTTGGACAGCCGAATCAATGGCTGCGGTTTTTTACCTGCCTCAGTTGAAAATGCATCTTTTGACTAACAGAATTCTTGTCGAGAAAATTTTTCATCCCGTCGAGTCATCATCCGATAATGCCATCGAGTCCTTTGTTGATGATCTTCTCAAACAGTATGAACGGAGTATCGGTTCGAGAAATAAGTCCATTATATGGAGTGATGAAGCTCAGGATTGGCTTGAAGTTGTGCCTGGTTTTTTGCGGGAGAAGATCAGGTCTATGGCTGCAGAGTATGCCATCATGAATGGTTATAAGGAAATTACTGTGGAAATGCTGGACATTGCCCGGCATGAGATAGGCGAAAAGTAA